In Streptantibioticus cattleyicolor NRRL 8057 = DSM 46488, a genomic segment contains:
- a CDS encoding TetR/AcrR family transcriptional regulator, with translation MGKVVERVGAVAVGGTRSREPRLRADASRNRERIVAAAREALVEQGADIPLDEVARRAGVGNATLYRNFADRRELVRTVTLSVLYRTAERAEAVLAEEADVFDALCRFVHDAAEERVGALCTLLTGAFDDGDPELDAARDHLAAAVDALVDRARSSGRLRPDVGVGDLMVALSQLSRPLPGTGRCELDQFLHRHLQLFLDGLRAPARSVLTGSPATLEDLQKKS, from the coding sequence ATGGGCAAGGTCGTCGAGCGGGTGGGCGCCGTGGCCGTCGGCGGCACCCGCTCCAGGGAACCGCGGCTGCGGGCGGACGCGTCACGCAACCGGGAGCGGATCGTCGCCGCCGCCCGCGAGGCACTCGTCGAGCAGGGAGCCGACATCCCGCTGGACGAGGTGGCCCGCCGGGCCGGGGTCGGCAACGCCACCCTCTACCGGAACTTCGCCGACCGCCGCGAACTGGTCCGCACCGTGACGCTCTCGGTGCTGTACCGGACGGCCGAACGCGCCGAAGCCGTACTGGCCGAGGAGGCGGACGTCTTCGATGCCCTCTGCCGTTTCGTGCACGACGCGGCCGAGGAACGGGTCGGCGCCCTGTGTACCTTGCTCACCGGTGCCTTCGACGACGGCGACCCCGAACTGGACGCCGCCCGCGACCACTTGGCCGCGGCCGTCGACGCGCTGGTGGACCGCGCCCGCTCCTCCGGCCGGCTCCGCCCGGATGTGGGCGTGGGTGACCTGATGGTCGCCCTCTCGCAGCTCAGCCGCCCGCTGCCGGGCACCGGACGCTGCGAACTCGACCAGTTCCTCCACCGGCACCTGCAGTTGTTCCTCGACGGCCTGCGCGCACCCGCGCGATCCGTCCTGACCGGCTCCCCCGCGACGCTGGAAGACCTCCAGAAGAAATCCTGA
- a CDS encoding ABC transporter permease, with protein MPERNAPEGPPQPEGTPPGGADGSGAMDGSSAARGGFLGELQDAVSFRAAFLLLGVFLVELGFVVSYLGAFHSPTPRRIPVAVVAPAQVSGQVVARLNALPGDPVRATPAPDAATARRQVLRRTVDAAFLVTPPSGAATPTDQLVVASAGGPSVAQTAAQIAQQAERAEGRAVRIVDIRPPNPADGRGLSSFYLVIGLVVGGYLGAAALGMSYGTRPANLHRVTIRLGALAVYAAVSGLAGVIVVDPVFDALGGHFFELWGIGALTVLAAAAVGMGLQVVFGQVVGIALALLVFVILGNPSAGGVYPSPLLPPFWSAIGQALPTGAATTLVRDTAYFHGHGTSLAWWVLTAWTVGGVLAAFLGALLLRGRGVLPAPAPAWPRSRGARHSRR; from the coding sequence GTGCCGGAACGCAACGCGCCGGAAGGCCCGCCGCAGCCCGAGGGCACCCCGCCGGGCGGCGCCGACGGGTCCGGGGCGATGGACGGGTCCAGTGCCGCCCGGGGCGGGTTCCTCGGCGAGTTGCAGGATGCCGTCTCGTTCCGCGCCGCGTTCCTGCTGCTCGGGGTGTTCCTCGTCGAGCTGGGCTTCGTCGTCTCGTACCTGGGCGCCTTCCACTCGCCCACCCCGCGCCGGATCCCGGTGGCCGTGGTCGCCCCGGCCCAGGTGTCCGGGCAGGTGGTGGCGAGGCTCAACGCGCTGCCGGGGGACCCGGTGCGGGCGACCCCGGCACCGGACGCGGCCACCGCCCGCCGGCAGGTGCTGCGGCGTACGGTGGACGCCGCCTTCCTCGTCACCCCGCCCTCCGGCGCCGCCACCCCCACCGACCAGCTCGTCGTGGCCTCCGCGGGCGGCCCCTCCGTGGCGCAGACCGCGGCCCAGATCGCCCAGCAGGCCGAACGGGCCGAGGGACGCGCCGTGCGCATCGTCGACATCCGGCCGCCCAACCCCGCCGACGGGCGCGGCCTCAGCTCGTTCTACCTGGTCATCGGGTTGGTCGTGGGCGGATACCTGGGCGCCGCCGCGCTCGGGATGTCCTACGGGACGCGCCCGGCCAACCTGCACCGGGTCACCATCCGGCTGGGCGCCCTCGCGGTGTACGCCGCCGTCTCGGGGCTGGCCGGGGTGATCGTGGTGGACCCGGTCTTCGACGCGCTGGGCGGACACTTCTTCGAGCTGTGGGGGATCGGGGCGCTCACGGTGCTGGCGGCGGCGGCCGTGGGCATGGGGTTGCAGGTGGTCTTCGGGCAGGTGGTCGGGATCGCGCTGGCCCTGCTGGTCTTCGTGATCCTGGGCAACCCCAGCGCGGGCGGCGTCTACCCGTCGCCGCTGCTGCCGCCGTTCTGGAGCGCGATCGGCCAGGCGCTGCCCACCGGGGCGGCCACCACGCTGGTGCGCGACACCGCCTACTTCCACGGCCACGGCACGAGCCTCGCGTGGTGGGTGCTGACCGCCTGGACGGTCGGCGGTGTCCTCGCCGCCTTCCTCGGCGCCCTCCTGCTGCGCGGCCGGGGCGTCCTCCCGGCGCCCGCCCCGGCCTGGCCCCGGTCGCGTGGCGCACGTCACAGCCGGCGCTGA
- a CDS encoding DoxX family protein, with protein MSLLCRKDLGLLAVRLGVGGVLFAHGAQKLFGWFGGGGLESTATQMEGMGFRPGRRSAVLAGVGEAGGGTLLALGLATPVGGAMAAGAMATAAAVHAPAGFFLQTGGFEYPAVLGCAAAGLGIAGPGRCSFDHSMGNVFNRTWQLATAFTVTAAVTAAVINRRVVVHKWQPHEPEEAPAPPAT; from the coding sequence ATGTCCCTGCTCTGCCGCAAGGACCTGGGTCTGCTCGCCGTGCGTCTGGGGGTGGGCGGGGTGCTCTTCGCGCACGGCGCCCAGAAGCTCTTCGGCTGGTTCGGCGGCGGTGGCCTGGAGAGCACCGCCACGCAGATGGAAGGCATGGGGTTCCGCCCCGGCCGGCGCAGTGCGGTGCTGGCGGGCGTCGGCGAGGCCGGCGGCGGCACGCTGCTCGCGCTGGGGCTGGCGACCCCGGTCGGCGGCGCCATGGCGGCCGGGGCGATGGCGACCGCCGCGGCGGTCCACGCGCCCGCCGGGTTCTTCCTCCAGACCGGCGGCTTCGAGTACCCCGCGGTGCTCGGTTGCGCCGCCGCCGGCCTGGGCATCGCCGGCCCCGGCCGCTGCTCCTTCGACCACTCCATGGGCAACGTCTTCAACCGCACCTGGCAACTGGCCACCGCCTTCACGGTGACCGCCGCCGTCACCGCCGCCGTGATCAACCGCCGCGTCGTGGTGCACAAGTGGCAGCCCCACGAACCCGAGGAAGCCCCCGCCCCGCCCGCGACCTGA
- a CDS encoding acyclic terpene utilization AtuA family protein: MTTPTPPAPRPDTLRIANCSGFYGDRLAAAREMVEGGPIDVLTGDYLAELTMLLLWKARRRDPGAGYAVSFLAQMNDVLATCLRRGIKVVVNAGGLDPAGLARRLRELAGLAGLDPVVAHVEGDDLLPRLAALQADGETFAHLGTGQPLAAAGVEPVTANAYLGGWGIARALRAGADVVICGRVADAALVTGPAAWAFDWALDDWDRLAGAVTAGHVIECGAQATGGNYAFFTEIPDPVHPGFPIAEISADGSCVITKHPGTAGVVTTGTVTAQLLYEIAQPAYLNPDVIARFDTVRLTQEGPDRVRISGARGEPAPRTLKVCLNYRGGHRNSATFVLTGLDIPAKAEFALASVRDAVGGDERFRRVDTRLEPGAPGTARLTVTWLDPDPEKVGRALFTALAGTGLAGYPGLYLEHASPKPTEYGVHWPALVDAGAVTQEVVLADGTRLPVPRPPAGGPYRASHLRRAPRAGTTPVPAGPLVRVPLGRLVGARSGDKGGDANVGLWARDDAGYAWLRSWLTTERLRQLLPEAVDLEVSRYELANLRAVNFVVHGLLGDGVAASTRPDPQAKALGEELRGREVEVPAALLEPVAAPRG; this comes from the coding sequence ATGACCACCCCGACGCCACCGGCACCCCGGCCGGACACGCTGCGCATCGCCAACTGCTCCGGTTTCTACGGCGACCGGCTCGCCGCGGCCCGGGAGATGGTGGAGGGCGGCCCGATCGACGTGCTCACCGGCGACTACCTCGCCGAACTCACCATGCTGCTGCTGTGGAAGGCCCGGCGGCGCGACCCCGGGGCCGGGTACGCGGTGTCGTTCCTGGCGCAGATGAACGACGTGCTCGCCACCTGCCTGCGGCGCGGCATCAAGGTGGTGGTCAACGCGGGCGGGCTCGACCCGGCCGGGCTCGCGCGCCGGCTGCGCGAACTAGCCGGGCTCGCCGGGCTCGACCCGGTCGTCGCCCATGTCGAGGGCGACGACCTGCTGCCCCGGCTGGCCGCCCTCCAGGCGGACGGGGAGACCTTCGCCCACCTCGGCACCGGGCAGCCGCTCGCCGCCGCCGGGGTCGAACCGGTCACCGCCAACGCCTACCTCGGCGGCTGGGGCATCGCGCGGGCGCTGCGGGCCGGCGCCGACGTGGTGATCTGCGGCCGGGTCGCCGACGCGGCGCTGGTGACCGGGCCGGCCGCGTGGGCGTTCGACTGGGCCCTGGACGACTGGGACCGGCTCGCCGGGGCGGTCACCGCCGGCCACGTCATCGAATGCGGCGCCCAGGCCACCGGCGGCAACTACGCCTTCTTCACCGAGATACCCGACCCCGTCCACCCCGGCTTCCCGATCGCCGAGATCTCCGCCGACGGCTCGTGCGTGATCACCAAGCACCCGGGCACCGCGGGCGTGGTCACCACCGGCACGGTCACCGCGCAACTGCTGTACGAGATCGCGCAGCCCGCCTACCTCAACCCCGACGTGATCGCCCGCTTCGACACCGTCCGCCTCACCCAGGAGGGCCCGGACCGGGTACGGATCAGCGGCGCCCGGGGCGAGCCGGCGCCGAGGACGCTCAAGGTGTGCCTCAACTACCGTGGCGGCCACCGCAATTCCGCCACCTTCGTGCTGACCGGCCTGGACATCCCGGCCAAGGCCGAGTTCGCCCTGGCCTCGGTACGGGACGCGGTGGGCGGCGACGAACGCTTCCGGCGCGTGGACACCCGCCTGGAGCCCGGCGCCCCGGGCACCGCGCGGCTCACCGTCACCTGGCTCGACCCGGACCCGGAGAAGGTCGGGCGCGCCCTGTTCACCGCGCTCGCCGGGACGGGGCTCGCCGGATACCCCGGCCTGTACCTGGAGCACGCCTCGCCGAAGCCCACCGAGTACGGCGTCCACTGGCCCGCGCTGGTGGACGCCGGGGCGGTCACGCAGGAGGTGGTGCTGGCGGACGGGACACGGCTGCCGGTGCCCCGTCCGCCGGCCGGCGGCCCGTACCGCGCCTCCCACCTGCGGCGCGCCCCGCGGGCCGGGACGACGCCCGTCCCGGCCGGTCCGCTCGTCCGGGTGCCGCTGGGCCGGCTCGTCGGCGCCCGCTCCGGCGACAAGGGCGGGGACGCCAACGTCGGGCTGTGGGCCCGGGACGACGCCGGGTACGCCTGGCTGCGTTCCTGGCTCACCACCGAACGGCTGCGTCAACTGCTGCCGGAAGCGGTTGACTTGGAGGTCAGCCGCTACGAGCTGGCCAACCTGCGGGCGGTCAACTTTGTGGTGCACGGTCTGCTCGGCGACGGCGTGGCCGCCTCCACCCGGCCGGATCCGCAGGCCAAGGCGCTGGGCGAGGAGTTGCGCGGACGCGAGGTGGAGGTGCCGGCGGCGCTGCTGGAGCCGGTGGCCGCGCCACGCGGCTGA
- a CDS encoding NAD(P)/FAD-dependent oxidoreductase, with protein sequence MARPRILVVGAGFAGVECVRRLERKLVPGEAEIALVTPFAYQLYLPLLPQVAAGVLSPQSVAVSLRRSAKHRTRIVPGGVVGVDTKAKIAVVRKITDELDYERYDHLVLAPGSITRTFDIPGLVEHARGMKTLAEAAYIRDHVIAQLDLADASQDPAERESRLQFVVVGGGYAGTETAACLQRLTTAAVKRYPRLDPRLIRWHLIDIAPKLMPELGERLGQKALEILRDRGIEVSLGVSIAEAGPDKVTFTDGRVLPCRTLIWTAGVAASPLIGTLGAETVKGRLVVTPEMSVPGLDGVFALGDSAAVPDLSKGDSAICPPTAQHAHRQGKALADNLIRKLRGQPLQPYVHKDLGLVVDLGGSDAVSKPLGVELRGLPAQAVARGYHLMALRTNVAKTRVLTNWTLNAAAGDDFVRIGFLARKPATLRDFEYTDAYLSPEQVREHTESLVAKG encoded by the coding sequence GTGGCACGACCCAGGATTCTCGTTGTGGGCGCCGGCTTCGCCGGGGTCGAATGCGTACGCCGCCTGGAGCGCAAGCTGGTACCGGGCGAGGCGGAGATCGCGCTGGTCACGCCCTTCGCCTATCAGCTCTACCTGCCGTTGCTGCCGCAGGTGGCGGCCGGTGTGCTCTCCCCGCAGTCGGTCGCCGTCTCGCTGCGGCGCAGCGCCAAGCACCGTACCCGGATCGTCCCCGGCGGGGTGGTCGGGGTGGACACCAAGGCCAAGATCGCCGTCGTCCGCAAGATCACCGATGAGCTGGACTACGAACGTTACGACCACCTCGTCCTCGCCCCCGGCAGCATCACCCGTACCTTCGACATCCCCGGCCTGGTCGAACACGCGCGCGGGATGAAGACCCTCGCCGAGGCCGCCTACATCCGCGACCACGTGATCGCCCAGCTCGACCTGGCCGACGCCAGCCAGGACCCGGCGGAACGCGAGTCGCGCCTCCAGTTCGTGGTGGTCGGCGGCGGCTACGCGGGCACCGAGACGGCGGCCTGCCTGCAACGGCTGACCACCGCCGCGGTCAAGCGCTACCCGCGGCTGGACCCCCGGCTGATCCGCTGGCACCTGATCGACATCGCCCCCAAGCTCATGCCGGAACTGGGCGAACGCCTCGGCCAGAAGGCGCTGGAGATCCTGCGCGACCGCGGCATCGAGGTCTCGCTGGGCGTCTCGATCGCGGAGGCCGGTCCGGACAAGGTGACCTTCACCGACGGCCGCGTACTCCCCTGCCGCACCCTGATCTGGACCGCCGGCGTCGCCGCCAGCCCGCTCATCGGCACCCTGGGCGCCGAAACGGTCAAGGGACGCCTGGTGGTCACCCCCGAGATGTCGGTGCCGGGGCTGGACGGCGTCTTCGCGCTCGGCGACTCGGCCGCGGTGCCGGACCTGTCCAAGGGCGACAGCGCCATCTGCCCGCCCACCGCGCAGCACGCCCACCGCCAGGGCAAGGCCCTCGCCGACAACCTCATCCGCAAACTGCGCGGCCAGCCGCTCCAGCCCTACGTCCACAAGGACCTCGGCCTCGTGGTCGACCTCGGCGGCAGCGACGCCGTCTCCAAACCCCTCGGCGTCGAACTGCGCGGCCTCCCCGCCCAGGCCGTCGCCCGCGGCTACCACCTGATGGCCCTGCGCACCAACGTCGCCAAGACCCGCGTCCTCACCAACTGGACCCTCAACGCCGCCGCCGGCGACGACTTCGTCCGCATCGGCTTCCTCGCCCGCAAACCCGCCACGCTGCGCGACTTCGAGTACACGGACGCGTACTTGTCGCCGGAGCAGGTACGGGAGCATACGGAGTCGTTGGTGGCGAAGGGGTGA
- a CDS encoding MmyB family transcriptional regulator has product MEDAHGRGRRAAGLGCSQEMIDAILHWSAGTYERLENNRFHSAPPEQLLRQVAQLLGFDDDEWRLLWYVTQRTGAPSRAEPPSDPPPLYPQREAARRAIDRWQRAVDQVRASAYVTDWRWNVLVFNQEWARSFPRCVVPRNILRWMLLAAEAREVLGDWESCWLPAIVPQLLVARAKHPDDPVLASIEYDVLADPLLAAALHEFGPVYAHPSGAVRPVNHPEDGPGWVEMCPSSLSSPEAQLMIVIYSTEHPLSPSRSTQTPEGDSTPH; this is encoded by the coding sequence GTGGAAGACGCACACGGCCGCGGCCGACGCGCCGCCGGGCTCGGGTGCAGCCAGGAAATGATCGACGCGATCCTCCACTGGTCCGCCGGCACCTATGAGCGCCTGGAGAACAACCGCTTCCACTCAGCACCGCCCGAGCAACTGCTCCGCCAGGTTGCCCAGTTGCTCGGATTCGATGACGACGAGTGGCGCCTGCTCTGGTACGTCACCCAGCGAACCGGCGCCCCCTCCCGCGCCGAGCCCCCGAGCGACCCGCCGCCCCTCTACCCGCAGCGGGAAGCCGCGCGGCGCGCCATCGACCGGTGGCAGCGCGCCGTCGACCAAGTCCGGGCATCGGCCTACGTGACCGACTGGCGCTGGAACGTCCTGGTGTTCAACCAGGAGTGGGCGAGGTCGTTCCCACGGTGCGTCGTACCACGCAACATTCTGAGATGGATGCTGCTCGCGGCGGAAGCCCGGGAGGTACTCGGAGACTGGGAGTCCTGCTGGCTGCCCGCCATCGTCCCCCAGCTCCTGGTCGCCCGCGCCAAACACCCCGACGACCCGGTGCTGGCGTCCATTGAGTACGACGTGCTCGCCGACCCGCTGCTCGCGGCGGCGCTCCACGAGTTCGGCCCCGTCTACGCCCACCCGAGCGGGGCCGTCCGGCCCGTCAACCACCCGGAAGACGGCCCCGGTTGGGTGGAGATGTGCCCATCGTCCCTCTCCTCCCCGGAGGCACAGCTGATGATCGTGATCTACAGCACCGAGCACCCGCTGTCGCCGTCGCGGAGCACCCAGACCCCCGAGGGGGACTCGACACCCCACTGA
- a CDS encoding beta-ketoacyl-[acyl-carrier-protein] synthase family protein, giving the protein MHAHVTPPTVRLADHAITIDDLRNDHRTHLPDHPKLLALLRYLGQTGVETLYWSRPIEEAAAPVGVEARTQAANADARRMAAEAATEAIASAGLSPGDIDAVITSHTVWALPTLDVTLVGDVGLRPDVARIPMATVACAGGVQGLVRATDLVRARPGTRVLVVVSEVLSTSYHRSETTPQHAIYKALFSDSAAACVVSADPLAPGFAIEETWEWVMPDSDDRYWGRLDAAGFHFESTKMAPAAPRDSMPDLVKWLDGWRPSWVVIHPGGPGIIEDVARALDLDPAVAARHAYASLTENGNLGGAGVLDVLRRTHSTPPPAGADGLMVGFGPGFTVTALRGTWR; this is encoded by the coding sequence ATGCACGCACACGTGACCCCACCGACCGTCCGCCTCGCAGACCACGCGATCACCATCGACGACCTGCGGAACGACCACCGCACCCACCTACCCGACCACCCCAAACTCCTGGCGCTGCTTCGCTACCTCGGCCAGACCGGCGTCGAAACGCTGTACTGGAGCCGTCCGATCGAGGAGGCGGCAGCCCCGGTCGGAGTTGAGGCCCGCACGCAGGCCGCGAACGCGGACGCCCGGCGCATGGCCGCCGAGGCGGCCACCGAGGCGATCGCCTCGGCCGGCCTCAGCCCCGGCGACATCGACGCCGTCATCACCAGCCACACCGTCTGGGCGCTACCCACGCTCGACGTCACCCTCGTCGGCGACGTCGGACTGCGGCCGGACGTCGCTCGGATCCCCATGGCCACCGTGGCGTGCGCCGGCGGCGTCCAGGGGCTCGTCCGGGCCACCGACCTCGTCCGCGCGCGGCCCGGCACTCGGGTCCTGGTCGTCGTGTCCGAGGTCCTGTCGACGAGCTACCACCGCAGCGAGACGACCCCTCAGCACGCCATCTACAAGGCGTTGTTCAGCGACTCGGCCGCCGCCTGCGTCGTCTCCGCCGATCCGCTCGCCCCGGGCTTCGCCATCGAGGAGACGTGGGAGTGGGTGATGCCGGACAGCGACGACCGGTACTGGGGACGGCTGGACGCCGCCGGCTTCCACTTCGAGAGCACGAAGATGGCACCGGCGGCGCCCCGGGACTCCATGCCGGACCTGGTGAAGTGGCTGGATGGATGGCGCCCGTCGTGGGTGGTCATCCACCCCGGAGGGCCGGGGATCATCGAGGACGTCGCCCGGGCCCTCGACCTCGACCCGGCGGTTGCGGCCCGCCACGCCTACGCGTCCCTGACCGAGAACGGCAACCTCGGTGGCGCCGGCGTCCTGGACGTGCTACGCCGCACCCACTCCACCCCGCCGCCAGCCGGTGCTGACGGTCTCATGGTCGGTTTCGGGCCCGGCTTCACGGTGACGGCCCTGCGCGGCACCTGGCGGTGA
- a CDS encoding phytanoyl-CoA dioxygenase family protein, which translates to MLTHHPALTEQQARHYRDLGYLRLPDPGLPRDLLDDVAEMVRARAARLPAGQTKVYRLYQHDPALMHRLVAHPALTGPLTTLLGPNLVYVLNRHNQGSLNAPGAQKDRLHRDILQPTRGLLTAVVYLEEATVQTGCTWIVPGSHRAPYVGVPQPDGGGTWMDEHPELADLTDQAVPVPVPAGGIFIFDGTAFHTAGPNTGSTTRTSVVLGYRAADELDAHPDLDRQIVVAGTHLYRGNDQPN; encoded by the coding sequence GTGCTCACCCACCACCCAGCACTGACCGAGCAACAGGCCCGCCACTACCGCGACCTCGGCTACCTGCGCCTGCCCGACCCCGGCCTGCCCCGCGACCTCCTCGACGACGTCGCCGAGATGGTCCGCGCCCGCGCCGCCCGCCTGCCCGCCGGGCAGACCAAGGTCTACCGCCTCTACCAGCACGACCCGGCCCTGATGCACCGCCTCGTCGCCCACCCCGCCCTCACCGGACCGCTGACCACGCTCCTCGGCCCCAACCTCGTCTACGTCCTCAACAGGCACAACCAGGGCTCCCTGAACGCCCCCGGCGCCCAGAAGGACCGGCTGCACCGCGACATCCTCCAGCCCACCCGCGGCCTGCTCACCGCCGTCGTCTACCTGGAGGAGGCCACCGTGCAGACCGGCTGCACGTGGATCGTCCCCGGATCGCACCGCGCCCCCTACGTCGGCGTCCCCCAGCCCGACGGCGGCGGCACCTGGATGGACGAGCACCCCGAACTCGCCGACCTCACCGACCAGGCCGTCCCCGTGCCCGTCCCCGCCGGCGGCATCTTCATCTTCGACGGCACCGCCTTCCACACCGCCGGTCCCAACACCGGCTCCACCACCCGCACCAGCGTGGTCCTCGGGTACCGCGCAGCCGATGAACTGGACGCCCATCCTGACCTGGACCGGCAGATCGTCGTGGCCGGCACGCACCTGTACCGGGGCAACGACCAGCCGAACTGA
- a CDS encoding nucleotidyltransferase family protein, translating into MTERSTTDTTDTTRYYTSTLVSLPERAVALVLAGGRGTRLRTGADPELHRTPKVLVPIDTSTGRTPMLGHALAQLATIGFRRIAVLTSTDPATGSDAVEAYALTHSARQVQLTLHREDHPLGTAGAAYAALADLPDTPVGVVVPADTLFPTALLPSAVAEHRSRRAAVTWTVTTAPGHSAQNAGRLFLDPDGEFVVHALEGVDATLPAHSRQGLRQATSTGAVILTPTLFRAQFEEYARRLARPAEADLYRQFMPWAISQGHPVGAYDIRTPAPDLGTPDRLTAFGRTSNGDQPCSPTTQH; encoded by the coding sequence GTGACCGAACGGAGCACCACCGACACCACCGACACCACCCGGTACTACACCAGCACCCTCGTCTCCCTCCCCGAGCGCGCCGTCGCCCTGGTCCTGGCCGGCGGCCGGGGCACCCGGCTGCGCACCGGGGCCGACCCGGAACTGCACCGCACCCCGAAGGTGCTGGTGCCCATCGACACCTCCACAGGCCGCACCCCGATGCTCGGCCACGCCCTCGCCCAGCTCGCCACCATCGGGTTCCGCCGCATCGCCGTACTCACCAGCACCGACCCCGCCACCGGATCCGACGCCGTCGAGGCATACGCCCTCACCCACTCGGCCCGGCAGGTGCAGCTGACCCTTCACCGCGAGGACCATCCGCTCGGAACCGCCGGCGCCGCCTACGCGGCCCTGGCCGACCTGCCCGATACCCCGGTCGGGGTAGTAGTGCCCGCAGACACCCTCTTCCCCACCGCCCTGCTGCCCTCCGCCGTCGCCGAGCACCGCTCCCGCCGGGCAGCGGTGACGTGGACCGTGACCACCGCTCCCGGCCACTCCGCGCAGAACGCCGGCCGGCTCTTCCTCGACCCCGACGGCGAGTTCGTCGTCCACGCGCTGGAGGGCGTGGACGCCACGCTGCCCGCACACAGCCGCCAGGGCCTACGGCAGGCCACCAGCACCGGCGCCGTCATCCTCACCCCCACCCTGTTCCGGGCCCAGTTCGAGGAGTACGCGCGGCGTCTCGCCCGCCCCGCCGAGGCGGACCTGTACCGGCAGTTCATGCCCTGGGCGATCAGCCAGGGCCATCCCGTCGGCGCCTACGACATCCGCACCCCGGCCCCCGACCTCGGCACCCCCGACCGCCTGACCGCTTTCGGCCGCACCTCGAACGGAGACCAGCCGTGCTCACCCACCACCCAGCACTGA
- a CDS encoding NUDIX hydrolase, protein MTDTTPWREIERSTVFTKFGRAVDRVGFELPDGRKEEFYLKRERPAGAVLALTPDQRVILARQYRPGPDRVLYELPGGYVEPGEQAVDAIARELLEETGYSGKVRPAGAYWHDAYSTVQKYAFVATDCIKTTEPAPERTEFIDVVTLTLEEFRTRVLRTGEMTDTAAAYLALDLLKLL, encoded by the coding sequence ATGACCGACACCACACCGTGGCGCGAAATCGAACGCAGCACCGTATTCACCAAGTTCGGCCGCGCCGTTGACCGCGTCGGCTTCGAACTGCCCGACGGCAGGAAGGAGGAGTTCTACCTCAAGCGCGAGCGCCCGGCCGGCGCGGTGCTCGCCCTCACCCCCGACCAGCGCGTCATCCTCGCCCGCCAGTACCGGCCCGGCCCCGACCGGGTGCTGTACGAACTCCCGGGCGGCTACGTCGAACCCGGGGAGCAGGCGGTGGACGCCATCGCGCGGGAGTTGCTGGAGGAGACCGGCTACTCCGGCAAAGTCCGGCCGGCGGGGGCGTACTGGCACGACGCCTACTCCACCGTCCAGAAGTACGCCTTCGTCGCCACTGATTGCATCAAGACCACCGAACCGGCGCCAGAACGCACCGAGTTCATCGACGTCGTCACCCTCACCCTGGAGGAGTTCCGCACCCGCGTACTCCGCACGGGGGAAATGACCGACACCGCCGCGGCCTACCTCGCCCTGGACCTGCTGAAGCTCCTGTAA
- a CDS encoding exonuclease/endonuclease/phosphatase family protein, with protein MDSQNEIVFASFNFEQNGFGDRKRRERAYELINEIKPDVLFRQEMNGAGANGRAMLNEAAEALQMDAFLGERSCTGLFVRGGVFTTVEQWPTPHPLMTMPPTAVTAQLRAAGPESMPLILVAGHLSYCSPELRLIEAGLVTTFNDKKRITMPDGSVRRGLMVLGVDANSYPSGSALATGDLPLPPMDEVRDRPHRAHRSRRSALGGLRPDQEPHDRLVTAGLDDVARLCAARSGRRVGATMNASSSHGPKTRVDWIMASSPLRSVWTRCDVVDASEVSDHHIVVARARLSELIAVLAGPVLDVG; from the coding sequence ATGGATTCACAGAACGAAATCGTTTTCGCCTCGTTCAATTTCGAGCAGAACGGCTTCGGCGACCGCAAACGCCGAGAACGCGCCTACGAGTTGATCAACGAGATCAAGCCGGATGTGCTGTTCCGGCAGGAGATGAACGGCGCCGGAGCGAACGGCCGGGCGATGCTGAATGAGGCCGCCGAGGCGTTGCAGATGGACGCGTTCCTCGGCGAGCGCAGTTGTACGGGCCTGTTCGTCAGGGGCGGAGTGTTCACGACCGTCGAGCAGTGGCCCACCCCGCACCCGCTGATGACCATGCCGCCCACCGCGGTGACAGCGCAACTGCGGGCGGCCGGCCCGGAGTCGATGCCGCTAATCCTGGTGGCAGGCCACCTGAGCTACTGCTCGCCGGAGCTGCGGCTGATCGAGGCCGGGCTGGTGACCACCTTCAACGACAAGAAGCGGATCACGATGCCGGACGGGTCGGTCCGGCGGGGGCTGATGGTGCTCGGAGTGGACGCCAACTCCTACCCCAGCGGCAGCGCACTGGCCACCGGCGACCTGCCGCTGCCTCCCATGGATGAGGTCCGGGACCGGCCGCACCGGGCACACCGCAGCCGCCGGTCCGCGCTCGGCGGCCTGCGCCCCGACCAGGAGCCGCACGACCGTCTGGTCACGGCGGGGCTGGACGACGTCGCCCGCCTGTGCGCGGCACGCTCGGGCCGTCGCGTCGGCGCGACGATGAACGCCAGCAGCAGCCACGGCCCGAAAACCCGGGTGGACTGGATCATGGCCAGCAGCCCCCTGCGGAGCGTGTGGACACGCTGCGACGTGGTGGACGCATCCGAAGTATCCGACCACCACATCGTGGTGGCGCGCGCACGCCTCTCCGAACTGATCGCCGTCCTGGCCGGGCCCGTACTCGACGTCGGGTGA